Proteins co-encoded in one Ziziphus jujuba cultivar Dongzao chromosome 9, ASM3175591v1 genomic window:
- the LOC107426616 gene encoding DNA-directed RNA polymerase subunit 10-like protein encodes MIIPVRCFTCGKVIGNKWDTYLDLLQADYAEGDALDALGLVRYCCRRMLMTHVDLIEKLLNYNTLDKSEGS; translated from the exons ATGATCATCCCTGTTCGCTGTTTCACTTGCGGCAAG GTAATTGGGAACAAATGGGATACGTACCTTGATCTTCTCCAGGCGGACTACGCTGAAGG AGATGCTCTGGATGCACTGGGTCTGGTTCGTTACTGCTGTAGACGGATGCTCATGACTCATGTTGACCTCATTGAGAAGCTTCTGAACTACAATa CTCTGGATAAAAGTGAGGGCAGTTGA